Proteins found in one Toxotes jaculatrix isolate fToxJac2 chromosome 18, fToxJac2.pri, whole genome shotgun sequence genomic segment:
- the atxn2l gene encoding ataxin-2-like protein isoform X7, which translates to MKPPSQTRSSPVSSLVFDGVYNNARMLHFLTAVVGSTCDVRVKNGTVYEGIFKTLSSQCELAVDAVHKRSDGDGGGGGDEGGGGGGGSQSSAPKIEDITDTMIFSPTDLVTMTCRDVDLNFAVRDTFTDTAISTSRVNGEHREKVLQRWDGDGNGENFELDSDTSNGWDANEMFKFNEEAYGVKSTYDSSLSMYTMPLERGNSEGYRQREARAARLASEIEGGLQYRRRVSLENDEGRSEEEKYSSVVREREDRTSPGLSSTGREGKYIPRAREIGLSGGTVRTGASGRTAAPTSSRHPAPSSSSPKPPSDGSSPLSVRTACSPHQSQSSPPAASSPPCTNHVLPHSLSHPQALADTTRSSFNGAALRTSPKSQRLQSNRNQRTPNSQSSPAVSRAPKQDAPPQELPLVGPAYLDSSPSTVTMATTTKPSGPTPLFPVDVNEILSSAAKERSESLSSPQEGKSSKAPSVQQRSQLEELRKFGKEFRLQPSSSPSSSPASADPPQHSSSSSPGPPKPAPSLTSCAQDLQQTTDPAPPNTASAAPTPPAPSGPQSSGPEGAPPGTTQPTPAPSCGEEACAESSDRTEAASVAAVQVKNSTLNPNAKEFLPIKGNSSLKPASTPTPPRPTPPSPSVVLPPPGQQGGGAIYSSPPGHYLSFVSPIPIQGHSIQAPQMYQYTMSTVNQGKYPRAKGPVVGPRPEHHTSPASPMISAAASATGPPLVASPYPLSYLQYGQVIQAMPPHYHGQTVYSMFQGGTRMLTSGAPPQPMGPGPQYPGQAEGPPGPQPAMYAPQSFSHHTGSIHPPQPSSTPTGNQPPPQHTAPSPGHSQSSQGGPQPQSIFHSGGLSAPTPPNLPPGHSSPQASYTMQGYSLPTHQPLPHGFPSISQLTQAHVTGGMSGPHHSASHGPPPVMLHYAPPQQGSGSNPQHGQQGAPQHFYIAPPQAVQVQAHPTQQLSFHPSAN; encoded by the exons ATGAAACCACCATCGCAGACTCGGTCATCTCCTGTAAGCAGCCTT GTATTTGACGGTGTTTACAACAATGCTCGGATGCTTCATTTCCTCACAGCGGTCGTG GGCTCCACCTGTGACGTGAGAGTGAAAAATGGCACAGTGTACGAAGGAATCTTCAAGACTCTGAGCTCACAG TGCGAGCTGGCTGTGGATGCTGTTCATAAACGGAGTGATGGAGATGGAGGTGGGGGAGGTGacgagggaggaggaggaggaggaggaagccaGTCCTCTGCGCCCAAAATTGAGGATATCACTGACACCATGATCTTCAGCCCGACTGACCTGGTCACCATGACCTGTCGGGATGTTGATCTAAACTTTGCGGTCAGAG acacaTTCACTGACACGGCCATCAGCACGTCGCGGGTGAACGGGGAGCACAGGGAGAAGGTCCTGCAGAGGTGGGACGGAGATGGAAATGGAGAAAATTTCGAGCTGGACTCAGACaca tcaAACGGCTGGGATGCCAACGAGATGTTCAAGTTTAATGAGGAGGCGTACGGCGTCAAGTCCACCTATGACTCCAGCCTCTCCATGTACAC CATGCCTTTGGAGAGGGGGAACTCAGAAGGTTACCGGCAGCGTGAAGCACGAGCAGCTCGGTTAGCCAGCGAGATCGAGGGAGGCCTGCAGTACCGCCGGCGGGTTTCTTTAGAGAACGATGAGgggaggagtgaggaggagaaataCAGCTCTGTGGTCcgagagagggaggacaggacGAGCCCCGGATTGTCCTCCACCGGCAG GGAAGGTAAATACATTCCTAGGGCTCGAGAGATTGGCCTGTCTGGCGGCACCGTGAGGACCGGAGCCTCCGGTCGAACCGCAGCGCCGACCTCCTCCAGGCACCCGGCGCCCAGCTCCTCCTCACCCAAACCGCCCTCTGACGGGAGCAGCCCGCTGTCCGTCAGAACCGCCTGTTCTCCTCACCAATCACAGAGCAGCCCACCTGCAGCCAGCAGCCCGCCCTGCACCAATCACGTTCTCCCACACTCCCTCTCACATCCACAGGCGCTGGCCGACACGACCCGCTCGTCTTTTAACGGAG CCGCTTTGAGAACTTCCCCAAAATCCCAGAGACTTCAGAGCAACAGAAACCAGCGAACCCCGAACTCCCAGTCGTCTCCTGCAG TCTCTCGTGCTCCAAAACAAGATGCCCCTCCCCAGGAGCTCCCCCTTGTTGGCCCTGCCTACCTGgactcctccccctccactgtcaccatggcaaccaccaCCAAACCCTCCGGCCCCACCCCACTCTTCCCTGTCGATG TGAATGAAATCCTAAgttcagcagctaaagagcGGAGTGAGAGTCTGTCCAGTCCACAGGAAGGCAAGAGCAGCAAAG CTCCGTCGGTTCAGCAGAGATCTCAGCTGGAGGAGCTCCGCAAGTTTGGGAAAGAATTCAGG ctgcagCCCAGCTCTTCTCCTTCGTCGAGCCCAGCGTCTGCAGATCCTCCTCAGCACAGCTCCTCGTCCTCCCCCGGCCCACCTAAACCTGccccctccctcacctcctGTGCCCAAGATCTGCAGCAGACCACAGATCCAGCTCCCCCCAACACTGCATCCGCTGCTCCCACACCTCCGGCTCCATCTGGCCCCCAGTCCTCAGGGCCAGAGGGGGCGCCGCCCGGGACGACCCAGCCGACCCCAGCCCCCAGCTGTGGTGAGGAGGCCTGTGCAGAAAGCAGTGACCGAACAGAGGCTGCgtctgtggctgcagt GCAAGTGAAAAACTCAACGCTGAATCCCAACGCGAAAGAATTTCTTCCCATAAAAGGAAACTCGTCACTG AAGCCTGCGTCGACCCCCACTCCTCCTCGGCCGACCCCTCCCAGCCCCTCTGTGGTGCTGCCTCCTCCAGGACAGCAAGGGGGCGGGGCCATCTACAGCAGCCCACCTGGACACTACTTGTCCTTTGTCTCCCCCATCCCCATCCAAGGACACTCCATCCAG GCTCCTCAGATGTACCAGTACACCATGTCAACTGTTAACCAGGGCAAATACCCCAGAGCCAAAG GCCCGGTGGTGGGACCCCGCCCAGAGCACCACACCTCCCCAGCCTCCCCCATGATCTCAGCTGCAGCCTCTGCCACTGGACCCCCGCTGGTGGCTTCGCCTTACCCCCTGTCCTACCTGCAGTATGGGCAGGTGATCCAGGCCATGCCCCCACACTATCACGGACAG ACGGTTTACTCGATGTTTCAGGGGGGTACGAGGATGCTGACGTCCGGGGCCCCTCCTCAGCCCATGGGTCCTGGCCCTCAGTACCCTGGCCAGGCCGAGGGCCCGCCAGGGCCGCAACCAGCCATGTATG ctcctcagTCGTTCTCTCACCACACAGGCTCCATTCATCCTCCCCAGCCCTCCAGCACCCCCACTGGGAATCAGCCCCCACCCCAGCACACAGCACCCAGCCCAGGACACTCTCAG TCGAGTCAGGGCGGTCCTCAGCCTCAGTCCATATTCCACTCCGGAGGTCTGTCGGCTCCCACTCCTCCTAACCTGCCGCCGGGCCACAGCTCCCCTCAGGCCTCCTACACCATGCAGGGATACAGCCTCCCCACGCACCAGCCGCTGCCCCACGGCTTCCCTTCCATCAGCCAGCTCACACAG GCTCACGTCACAGGAGGCATGTCAGGACCTCACCACTCTGCCAGCCACGGTCCCCCACCGGTCATGCTGCACTACGCCCCCCCTCAGCAGGGAAGCGGCTCCAACCCCCAGCACGGCCAGCAGGGAGCACCGCAACACTTCTACATCGCACCGCCCCAAG ctgttCAGGTTCAGGCTCACCCGACCCAGCAGCTGTCCTTCCATCCCTCTGCAAACTGA
- the atxn2l gene encoding ataxin-2-like protein isoform X2 gives MGCQEPVHPQSRAGSHAQQLPGVDKPNAPGAVFCCCFSAVFRVWPVKSWDFSLERRDWNKRTRSTMKPPSQTRSSPVSSLVFDGVYNNARMLHFLTAVVGSTCDVRVKNGTVYEGIFKTLSSQCELAVDAVHKRSDGDGGGGGDEGGGGGGGSQSSAPKIEDITDTMIFSPTDLVTMTCRDVDLNFAVRDTFTDTAISTSRVNGEHREKVLQRWDGDGNGENFELDSDTSNGWDANEMFKFNEEAYGVKSTYDSSLSMYTMPLERGNSEGYRQREARAARLASEIEGGLQYRRRVSLENDEGRSEEEKYSSVVREREDRTSPGLSSTGREGKYIPRAREIGLSGGTVRTGASGRTAAPTSSRHPAPSSSSPKPPSDGSSPLSVRTACSPHQSQSSPPAASSPPCTNHVLPHSLSHPQALADTTRSSFNGAALRTSPKSQRLQSNRNQRTPNSQSSPAVSRAPKQDAPPQELPLVGPAYLDSSPSTVTMATTTKPSGPTPLFPVDVNEILSSAAKERSESLSSPQEGKSSKAPSVQQRSQLEELRKFGKEFRLQPSSSPSSSPASADPPQHSSSSSPGPPKPAPSLTSCAQDLQQTTDPAPPNTASAAPTPPAPSGPQSSGPEGAPPGTTQPTPAPSCGEEACAESSDRTEAASVAAVQVKNSTLNPNAKEFLPIKGNSSLPASTPTPPRPTPPSPSVVLPPPGQQGGGAIYSSPPGHYLSFVSPIPIQGHSIQAPQMYQYTMSTVNQGKYPRAKGPVVGPRPEHHTSPASPMISAAASATGPPLVASPYPLSYLQYGQVIQAMPPHYHGQTVYSMFQGGTRMLTSGAPPQPMGPGPQYPGQAEGPPGPQPAMYAPQSFSHHTGSIHPPQPSSTPTGNQPPPQHTAPSPGHSQSSQGGPQPQSIFHSGGLSAPTPPNLPPGHSSPQASYTMQGYSLPTHQPLPHGFPSISQLTQAHVTGGMSGPHHSASHGPPPVMLHYAPPQQGSGSNPQHGQQGAPQHFYIAPPQAVQVQAHPTQQLSFHPSAN, from the exons ATGGGATGCCAGGAGCCCGTCCACCCCCAGAGCCGAGCTGGGTCACATGCGCAGCAGTTACCGGGTGTTGACAAACCGAACGCACCCGGCGccgtgttttgttgttgtttttcagcgGTGTTTCGTGTTTGGCCTGTCAAATCGTGGGACTTTTCACTGGAACGGCGAGACTGGAATAAGAG GACAAGGAGCACAATGAAACCACCATCGCAGACTCGGTCATCTCCTGTAAGCAGCCTT GTATTTGACGGTGTTTACAACAATGCTCGGATGCTTCATTTCCTCACAGCGGTCGTG GGCTCCACCTGTGACGTGAGAGTGAAAAATGGCACAGTGTACGAAGGAATCTTCAAGACTCTGAGCTCACAG TGCGAGCTGGCTGTGGATGCTGTTCATAAACGGAGTGATGGAGATGGAGGTGGGGGAGGTGacgagggaggaggaggaggaggaggaagccaGTCCTCTGCGCCCAAAATTGAGGATATCACTGACACCATGATCTTCAGCCCGACTGACCTGGTCACCATGACCTGTCGGGATGTTGATCTAAACTTTGCGGTCAGAG acacaTTCACTGACACGGCCATCAGCACGTCGCGGGTGAACGGGGAGCACAGGGAGAAGGTCCTGCAGAGGTGGGACGGAGATGGAAATGGAGAAAATTTCGAGCTGGACTCAGACaca tcaAACGGCTGGGATGCCAACGAGATGTTCAAGTTTAATGAGGAGGCGTACGGCGTCAAGTCCACCTATGACTCCAGCCTCTCCATGTACAC CATGCCTTTGGAGAGGGGGAACTCAGAAGGTTACCGGCAGCGTGAAGCACGAGCAGCTCGGTTAGCCAGCGAGATCGAGGGAGGCCTGCAGTACCGCCGGCGGGTTTCTTTAGAGAACGATGAGgggaggagtgaggaggagaaataCAGCTCTGTGGTCcgagagagggaggacaggacGAGCCCCGGATTGTCCTCCACCGGCAG GGAAGGTAAATACATTCCTAGGGCTCGAGAGATTGGCCTGTCTGGCGGCACCGTGAGGACCGGAGCCTCCGGTCGAACCGCAGCGCCGACCTCCTCCAGGCACCCGGCGCCCAGCTCCTCCTCACCCAAACCGCCCTCTGACGGGAGCAGCCCGCTGTCCGTCAGAACCGCCTGTTCTCCTCACCAATCACAGAGCAGCCCACCTGCAGCCAGCAGCCCGCCCTGCACCAATCACGTTCTCCCACACTCCCTCTCACATCCACAGGCGCTGGCCGACACGACCCGCTCGTCTTTTAACGGAG CCGCTTTGAGAACTTCCCCAAAATCCCAGAGACTTCAGAGCAACAGAAACCAGCGAACCCCGAACTCCCAGTCGTCTCCTGCAG TCTCTCGTGCTCCAAAACAAGATGCCCCTCCCCAGGAGCTCCCCCTTGTTGGCCCTGCCTACCTGgactcctccccctccactgtcaccatggcaaccaccaCCAAACCCTCCGGCCCCACCCCACTCTTCCCTGTCGATG TGAATGAAATCCTAAgttcagcagctaaagagcGGAGTGAGAGTCTGTCCAGTCCACAGGAAGGCAAGAGCAGCAAAG CTCCGTCGGTTCAGCAGAGATCTCAGCTGGAGGAGCTCCGCAAGTTTGGGAAAGAATTCAGG ctgcagCCCAGCTCTTCTCCTTCGTCGAGCCCAGCGTCTGCAGATCCTCCTCAGCACAGCTCCTCGTCCTCCCCCGGCCCACCTAAACCTGccccctccctcacctcctGTGCCCAAGATCTGCAGCAGACCACAGATCCAGCTCCCCCCAACACTGCATCCGCTGCTCCCACACCTCCGGCTCCATCTGGCCCCCAGTCCTCAGGGCCAGAGGGGGCGCCGCCCGGGACGACCCAGCCGACCCCAGCCCCCAGCTGTGGTGAGGAGGCCTGTGCAGAAAGCAGTGACCGAACAGAGGCTGCgtctgtggctgcagt GCAAGTGAAAAACTCAACGCTGAATCCCAACGCGAAAGAATTTCTTCCCATAAAAGGAAACTCGTCACTG CCTGCGTCGACCCCCACTCCTCCTCGGCCGACCCCTCCCAGCCCCTCTGTGGTGCTGCCTCCTCCAGGACAGCAAGGGGGCGGGGCCATCTACAGCAGCCCACCTGGACACTACTTGTCCTTTGTCTCCCCCATCCCCATCCAAGGACACTCCATCCAG GCTCCTCAGATGTACCAGTACACCATGTCAACTGTTAACCAGGGCAAATACCCCAGAGCCAAAG GCCCGGTGGTGGGACCCCGCCCAGAGCACCACACCTCCCCAGCCTCCCCCATGATCTCAGCTGCAGCCTCTGCCACTGGACCCCCGCTGGTGGCTTCGCCTTACCCCCTGTCCTACCTGCAGTATGGGCAGGTGATCCAGGCCATGCCCCCACACTATCACGGACAG ACGGTTTACTCGATGTTTCAGGGGGGTACGAGGATGCTGACGTCCGGGGCCCCTCCTCAGCCCATGGGTCCTGGCCCTCAGTACCCTGGCCAGGCCGAGGGCCCGCCAGGGCCGCAACCAGCCATGTATG ctcctcagTCGTTCTCTCACCACACAGGCTCCATTCATCCTCCCCAGCCCTCCAGCACCCCCACTGGGAATCAGCCCCCACCCCAGCACACAGCACCCAGCCCAGGACACTCTCAG TCGAGTCAGGGCGGTCCTCAGCCTCAGTCCATATTCCACTCCGGAGGTCTGTCGGCTCCCACTCCTCCTAACCTGCCGCCGGGCCACAGCTCCCCTCAGGCCTCCTACACCATGCAGGGATACAGCCTCCCCACGCACCAGCCGCTGCCCCACGGCTTCCCTTCCATCAGCCAGCTCACACAG GCTCACGTCACAGGAGGCATGTCAGGACCTCACCACTCTGCCAGCCACGGTCCCCCACCGGTCATGCTGCACTACGCCCCCCCTCAGCAGGGAAGCGGCTCCAACCCCCAGCACGGCCAGCAGGGAGCACCGCAACACTTCTACATCGCACCGCCCCAAG ctgttCAGGTTCAGGCTCACCCGACCCAGCAGCTGTCCTTCCATCCCTCTGCAAACTGA
- the atxn2l gene encoding ataxin-2-like protein isoform X5, translated as MGCQEPVHPQSRAGSHAQQLPGVDKPNAPGAVFCCCFSAVFRVWPVKSWDFSLERRDWNKRTRSTMKPPSQTRSSPVSSLVFDGVYNNARMLHFLTAVVGSTCDVRVKNGTVYEGIFKTLSSQCELAVDAVHKRSDGDGGGGGDEGGGGGGGSQSSAPKIEDITDTMIFSPTDLVTMTCRDVDLNFAVRDTFTDTAISTSRVNGEHREKVLQRWDGDGNGENFELDSDTSNGWDANEMFKFNEEAYGVKSTYDSSLSMYTMPLERGNSEGYRQREARAARLASEIEGGLQYRRRVSLENDEGRSEEEKYSSVVREREDRTSPGLSSTGREGKYIPRAREIGLSGGTVRTGASGRTAAPTSSRHPAPSSSSPKPPSDGSSPLSVRTACSPHQSQSSPPAASSPPCTNHVLPHSLSHPQALADTTRSSFNGAALRTSPKSQRLQSNRNQRTPNSQSSPAVSRAPKQDAPPQELPLVGPAYLDSSPSTVTMATTTKPSGPTPLFPVDVNEILSSAAKERSESLSSPQEGKSSKAPSVQQRSQLEELRKFGKEFRLQPSSSPSSSPASADPPQHSSSSSPGPPKPAPSLTSCAQDLQQTTDPAPPNTASAAPTPPAPSGPQSSGPEGAPPGTTQPTPAPSCGEEACAESSDRTEAASVAAVQVKNSTLNPNAKEFLPIKGNSSLKPASTPTPPRPTPPSPSVVLPPPGQQGGGAIYSSPPGHYLSFVSPIPIQGHSIQAPQMYQYTMSTVNQGKYPRAKGPVVGPRPEHHTSPASPMISAAASATGPPLVASPYPLSYLQYGQVIQAMPPHYHGQGGTRMLTSGAPPQPMGPGPQYPGQAEGPPGPQPAMYGSIHPPQPSSTPTGNQPPPQHTAPSPGHSQSSQGGPQPQSIFHSGGLSAPTPPNLPPGHSSPQASYTMQGYSLPTHQPLPHGFPSISQLTQAHVTGGMSGPHHSASHGPPPVMLHYAPPQQGSGSNPQHGQQGAPQHFYIAPPQAVQVQAHPTQQLSFHPSAN; from the exons ATGGGATGCCAGGAGCCCGTCCACCCCCAGAGCCGAGCTGGGTCACATGCGCAGCAGTTACCGGGTGTTGACAAACCGAACGCACCCGGCGccgtgttttgttgttgtttttcagcgGTGTTTCGTGTTTGGCCTGTCAAATCGTGGGACTTTTCACTGGAACGGCGAGACTGGAATAAGAG GACAAGGAGCACAATGAAACCACCATCGCAGACTCGGTCATCTCCTGTAAGCAGCCTT GTATTTGACGGTGTTTACAACAATGCTCGGATGCTTCATTTCCTCACAGCGGTCGTG GGCTCCACCTGTGACGTGAGAGTGAAAAATGGCACAGTGTACGAAGGAATCTTCAAGACTCTGAGCTCACAG TGCGAGCTGGCTGTGGATGCTGTTCATAAACGGAGTGATGGAGATGGAGGTGGGGGAGGTGacgagggaggaggaggaggaggaggaagccaGTCCTCTGCGCCCAAAATTGAGGATATCACTGACACCATGATCTTCAGCCCGACTGACCTGGTCACCATGACCTGTCGGGATGTTGATCTAAACTTTGCGGTCAGAG acacaTTCACTGACACGGCCATCAGCACGTCGCGGGTGAACGGGGAGCACAGGGAGAAGGTCCTGCAGAGGTGGGACGGAGATGGAAATGGAGAAAATTTCGAGCTGGACTCAGACaca tcaAACGGCTGGGATGCCAACGAGATGTTCAAGTTTAATGAGGAGGCGTACGGCGTCAAGTCCACCTATGACTCCAGCCTCTCCATGTACAC CATGCCTTTGGAGAGGGGGAACTCAGAAGGTTACCGGCAGCGTGAAGCACGAGCAGCTCGGTTAGCCAGCGAGATCGAGGGAGGCCTGCAGTACCGCCGGCGGGTTTCTTTAGAGAACGATGAGgggaggagtgaggaggagaaataCAGCTCTGTGGTCcgagagagggaggacaggacGAGCCCCGGATTGTCCTCCACCGGCAG GGAAGGTAAATACATTCCTAGGGCTCGAGAGATTGGCCTGTCTGGCGGCACCGTGAGGACCGGAGCCTCCGGTCGAACCGCAGCGCCGACCTCCTCCAGGCACCCGGCGCCCAGCTCCTCCTCACCCAAACCGCCCTCTGACGGGAGCAGCCCGCTGTCCGTCAGAACCGCCTGTTCTCCTCACCAATCACAGAGCAGCCCACCTGCAGCCAGCAGCCCGCCCTGCACCAATCACGTTCTCCCACACTCCCTCTCACATCCACAGGCGCTGGCCGACACGACCCGCTCGTCTTTTAACGGAG CCGCTTTGAGAACTTCCCCAAAATCCCAGAGACTTCAGAGCAACAGAAACCAGCGAACCCCGAACTCCCAGTCGTCTCCTGCAG TCTCTCGTGCTCCAAAACAAGATGCCCCTCCCCAGGAGCTCCCCCTTGTTGGCCCTGCCTACCTGgactcctccccctccactgtcaccatggcaaccaccaCCAAACCCTCCGGCCCCACCCCACTCTTCCCTGTCGATG TGAATGAAATCCTAAgttcagcagctaaagagcGGAGTGAGAGTCTGTCCAGTCCACAGGAAGGCAAGAGCAGCAAAG CTCCGTCGGTTCAGCAGAGATCTCAGCTGGAGGAGCTCCGCAAGTTTGGGAAAGAATTCAGG ctgcagCCCAGCTCTTCTCCTTCGTCGAGCCCAGCGTCTGCAGATCCTCCTCAGCACAGCTCCTCGTCCTCCCCCGGCCCACCTAAACCTGccccctccctcacctcctGTGCCCAAGATCTGCAGCAGACCACAGATCCAGCTCCCCCCAACACTGCATCCGCTGCTCCCACACCTCCGGCTCCATCTGGCCCCCAGTCCTCAGGGCCAGAGGGGGCGCCGCCCGGGACGACCCAGCCGACCCCAGCCCCCAGCTGTGGTGAGGAGGCCTGTGCAGAAAGCAGTGACCGAACAGAGGCTGCgtctgtggctgcagt GCAAGTGAAAAACTCAACGCTGAATCCCAACGCGAAAGAATTTCTTCCCATAAAAGGAAACTCGTCACTG AAGCCTGCGTCGACCCCCACTCCTCCTCGGCCGACCCCTCCCAGCCCCTCTGTGGTGCTGCCTCCTCCAGGACAGCAAGGGGGCGGGGCCATCTACAGCAGCCCACCTGGACACTACTTGTCCTTTGTCTCCCCCATCCCCATCCAAGGACACTCCATCCAG GCTCCTCAGATGTACCAGTACACCATGTCAACTGTTAACCAGGGCAAATACCCCAGAGCCAAAG GCCCGGTGGTGGGACCCCGCCCAGAGCACCACACCTCCCCAGCCTCCCCCATGATCTCAGCTGCAGCCTCTGCCACTGGACCCCCGCTGGTGGCTTCGCCTTACCCCCTGTCCTACCTGCAGTATGGGCAGGTGATCCAGGCCATGCCCCCACACTATCACGGACAG GGGGGTACGAGGATGCTGACGTCCGGGGCCCCTCCTCAGCCCATGGGTCCTGGCCCTCAGTACCCTGGCCAGGCCGAGGGCCCGCCAGGGCCGCAACCAGCCATGTATG GCTCCATTCATCCTCCCCAGCCCTCCAGCACCCCCACTGGGAATCAGCCCCCACCCCAGCACACAGCACCCAGCCCAGGACACTCTCAG TCGAGTCAGGGCGGTCCTCAGCCTCAGTCCATATTCCACTCCGGAGGTCTGTCGGCTCCCACTCCTCCTAACCTGCCGCCGGGCCACAGCTCCCCTCAGGCCTCCTACACCATGCAGGGATACAGCCTCCCCACGCACCAGCCGCTGCCCCACGGCTTCCCTTCCATCAGCCAGCTCACACAG GCTCACGTCACAGGAGGCATGTCAGGACCTCACCACTCTGCCAGCCACGGTCCCCCACCGGTCATGCTGCACTACGCCCCCCCTCAGCAGGGAAGCGGCTCCAACCCCCAGCACGGCCAGCAGGGAGCACCGCAACACTTCTACATCGCACCGCCCCAAG ctgttCAGGTTCAGGCTCACCCGACCCAGCAGCTGTCCTTCCATCCCTCTGCAAACTGA